From the genome of Triticum aestivum cultivar Chinese Spring chromosome 3B, IWGSC CS RefSeq v2.1, whole genome shotgun sequence, one region includes:
- the LOC123071272 gene encoding protein VAPYRIN yields the protein MQSISPGSVYLQNLPWHTVTEDQHPLIARSSMPAKEQSVILGTDTSQTPFRASSSAAPSDSHPARTSTFQRRLMAAAKPACSVPANSADAAKPAAAPEPEQQLLEVAAEEVVVDFKPNSKCRVDLRLRSLHPTLPVAFKVQTSSPLKFLVSPPRGALKPLSTATIRVVLRPQPHAPPSFPRSRADRFLVLSSLSAAHLDSAASVPGGAGVGVGAIRLRVFFGGPYLLRLAADAGDSAAVRLILRRQPHLLPVLDPEAAVPDAEPWAPLHAAAARGDCGEVRRLGQEALAARDKDGRTALHVAAAAGEAEAVAELVDMGADSAAADARGRTPLDVAREKGYKEVVDVLQRWELVMTAARRGDLRSLEFLLSKRTGLRGRDQYGLTALHVAAIKGHCDAIALLAGSGCMDVECEDVEGHRPLHLAVEGGCADAVDLLLDMGADVHARTKRGATPLQMADTMGYDDISQLLRGRGADEAAAAATADAQLCIASSSSSSISCA from the exons ATGCAAAGCATTAGTCCTGGCTCCGTATATCTTCAGAATCTACCATGGCACACTGTCACAGAAGATCAACATCCTCTGATTGCCCGATCGAGCATGCCAGCAAAAGAGCAAAGCGTCATCCTAGGTACAGACACTAGCCAGACACCATTCCGTGCTTCCAGTTCCGCTGCCCCATCCGATTCCCACCCCGCGCGTACAAGCACCTTCCAACGGAGATTGATGGCCGCTGCTAAGCCAGCCTGCTCCGTTCCCGCCAATTCCGCCGACGCAGCCAAACCGGCGGCGGCGCCAGAGCCCGAGCAGCAGCTCCTggaggtggcggcggaggaggtggtCGTCGACTTCAAGCCCAATTCCAAGTGCCGCGTCGACCTCCGCCTCCGCTCGCTGCACCCGACGCTCCCCGTCGCCTTCAAGGTGCAGACCTCCTCCCCGCTCAAGTTCCTCGTCAGCCCGCCGCGCGGCGCCCTGAAGCCGCTCTCCACGGCAACCATCCGCGTCGTGCTCCGCCCGCAGCCGCACGCGCCGCCGTCCTTTCCGCGCTCACGCGCCGACCGCTTCCTcgtcctctcctccctctccgccgCGCACCTCGACTCCGCGGCCTCCGTGCCCGGCGgcgccggcgtcggcgtcggcgccaTCCGCCTTCGCGTGTTCTTCGGCGGGCCCtacctcctccgcctcgccgcggaCGCCGGGGACTCCGCGGCCGTGCGCCTAATCCTGCGCCGGCAGCCGCACCTTCTGCCGGTCCTCGACCCCGAGGCGGCGGTGCCGGACGCCGAGCCGTGGGCGCCGCTGCACGCGGCTGCTGCGCGCGGCGACTGCGGAGAGGTGAGGAGGCTGGGGCAGGAGGCGCTCGCGGCGCGCGACAAGGACGGCAGGACGGCTCTGCACGTCGCGGCTGCGGCCGGGGAAGCAGAGGCCGTGGCAGAGCTGGTGGACATGGGCGCCGACTCCGCGGCGGCCGACGCGCGCGGGAGGACTCCGCTGGACGTTGCGCGAGAGAAGGGCTAC AAGGAAGTGGTGGACGTGCTGCAGCGGTGGGagctggtgatgacggcggcgaggcgaggcgacctCCGGAGCCTGGAGTTCCTCCTCAGCAAGCGCACGGGCCTCCGCGGCCGCGACCAGTACGGGCTGACGGCGCTCCACGTGGCCGCCATCAAGGGCCACTGCGACGCCATCGCCCTGCTGGCGGGGTCGGGGTGCATGGACGTGGAGTGCGAGGACGTGGAAGGGCACCGGCCgctgcacctcgccgtcgagggCGGCTGCGCCGACGCCGTGGACCTGCTGCTCGACATGGGCGCCGACGTCCACGCCAGGACCAAGCGGGGCGCCACGCCGCTCCAGATGGCCGACACCATGGGGTACGACGACATCTCGCAGCTGCTGCGCGGCCGGGGCgccgacgaggcggcggcggcagcgacagCTGACGCGCAGCTGTGCAtcgcgtcgtcgtcctcctcgtcgaTATCCTGTGCATAA
- the LOC123065868 gene encoding uncharacterized protein At5g39865-like: MWLPWVKTRSSSPTSASTCSSTALAAASPRLSFNSPSLKDLQALLRSDPAAPSPSPPQPPHTAPCSPSAARVFHRVRIAASALRALRTLQAPPPAAEADRRVVLYYTSLHVIRGTHEDCRAARAILRGLRASVDERDLAMDARYLEELTALLPRARRITLPQVFVGGRHLGGAEELRRLHESGELRRVVAGAAPLAACARCGGERYVLCGSCDGSHKRYSLKGGGGFRTCAGCNENGLVRCPDCSPPAV, translated from the coding sequence ATGTGGCTGCCCTGGGTCAAGACGCGCTCCTCCTcccccacctccgcctccacctgctcctccacggcgctcgccgccgcctcgccgcgcctctcCTTCAACTCGCCCTCCCTCAAGGATCTCCAGGCCCTCCTCCGCTCCGACCCGGCCGCGCCCTCCCCGTccccgccgcagccgccgcacACGGCCCCGTGCTCCCCCTCCGCCGCCCGAGTCTTCCACCGCGTCCGCATCGCCGCCTCCGCCCTCCGCGCGCTCCGCACCCTGcaggcgccgccgcccgccgccgaggCGGACCGCCGCGTCGTGCTCTACTACACCTCCCTCCACGTCATCCGGGGCACCCACGAGGACTGCCGCGCCGCGCGCGCCATCCTGCGCGGGCTCCGGGCCTCCGTCGACGAGCGCGACCTCGCCATGGACGCGCGCTACCTCGAGGAGCTCACGGCGCTGCTCCCGCGCGCCCGCCGGATCACGCTGCCCCAGGTCTTCGTCGGCGGCCGCCACCTCGGCGGCGCCGAGGAGCTCCGCCGCCTGCACGAGTCGGGCGAGCTGCGGCGCGTCGTGGCCGGCGCCGCGCCCCTCGCCGCCTGCGCGCGGTGCGGCGGCGAGCGCTACGTGCTGTGCGGCAGCTGCGACGGGAGCCACAAGCGGTACAGCCTCAAGGGCGGCGGCGGGTTCCGCACCTGCGCCGGCTGCAACGAGAACGGCCTCGTCCGGTGCCCGGACTGCTCCCCGCCGGCCGTCTGA